One window from the genome of Phycisphaerales bacterium encodes:
- a CDS encoding divalent metal cation transporter produces MAAPNAYLKALGPGILFAGAAIGVSHLVQSTRAGAVYGLSLVLLVVLAHLMKLPAMLFGPRYAAATGRSLLHAYRAQGRATLGAFAVIQVGTMFTIQAAITAVTAALVKPLVVDPLLARLGITDAGAPMWVVAAGILLACVGLLACGGYKWLDRVVKALMLVMVVSTVIAAGMQLPNLDLGATPVWPTEWNLALLVFAVALVGWMPAPLDITVWHSLWSLAKNEQTGHAASKRECELDFYVGFALCIVLALAFVVLGASLLYGSGTQPAETAGAFANQLVGLYTQSLGEWARPLIATCAIAVMFSTTITVLDAIPRTMSALVGEFRGVEPKGNRGYWIWLGVLATGAVVILAAFLRSLSDMVDLATTLSFLGTPAIAYFNHRAMTSDAVPADHRPARWLIVLSWVGIAFWSAFALVFVVTWFLRSGS; encoded by the coding sequence ATGGCCGCTCCGAACGCGTACCTGAAGGCCCTCGGCCCGGGCATCCTCTTCGCCGGGGCGGCCATCGGCGTCAGCCACCTCGTGCAGTCGACGCGGGCCGGAGCGGTGTATGGGCTGTCGCTGGTGCTCCTGGTGGTTCTCGCCCACCTCATGAAACTCCCGGCGATGCTGTTCGGGCCGAGGTACGCCGCGGCGACGGGGCGCTCGCTCCTCCACGCGTACCGGGCCCAGGGGCGTGCAACGCTCGGCGCGTTCGCCGTCATCCAGGTGGGCACGATGTTCACCATCCAGGCGGCGATCACGGCCGTGACGGCGGCGCTCGTCAAGCCCCTGGTCGTCGATCCGCTGCTGGCGCGCCTTGGCATCACCGACGCCGGTGCGCCGATGTGGGTCGTCGCAGCGGGCATCTTGCTCGCGTGCGTCGGGCTGCTGGCGTGCGGCGGCTACAAATGGCTCGACCGCGTGGTGAAGGCGCTGATGCTCGTGATGGTGGTCAGCACGGTCATCGCCGCGGGCATGCAGCTGCCAAACCTGGACCTGGGCGCGACGCCCGTGTGGCCGACCGAGTGGAACCTCGCGCTGCTGGTGTTCGCCGTGGCGCTCGTCGGCTGGATGCCCGCGCCGCTGGACATCACCGTGTGGCACTCGCTCTGGAGCCTGGCCAAGAACGAGCAGACAGGCCACGCCGCCAGCAAGCGCGAGTGCGAGCTGGACTTCTACGTCGGCTTTGCGCTGTGCATCGTGCTCGCCCTGGCGTTCGTCGTGCTCGGGGCCTCGCTCCTCTACGGCAGCGGCACGCAGCCCGCCGAGACCGCCGGGGCGTTCGCCAACCAATTGGTTGGGCTGTACACGCAGTCGCTGGGCGAGTGGGCCCGCCCGCTCATCGCGACCTGCGCCATCGCCGTCATGTTCAGCACGACGATCACGGTGCTCGATGCCATCCCGCGCACGATGTCGGCGCTGGTGGGCGAGTTCCGCGGCGTCGAGCCAAAGGGCAACCGCGGCTACTGGATCTGGCTGGGCGTGCTCGCGACCGGGGCGGTCGTGATCCTCGCGGCGTTCCTGCGATCGCTGTCGGACATGGTCGATCTCGCGACGACCCTGAGCTTCCTGGGCACGCCCGCGATCGCGTACTTCAACCACCGGGCGATGACGAGCGATGCCGTGCCCGCCGATCACCGGCCCGCGAGGTGGCTCATCGTGCTGAGCTGGGTGGGGATCGCGTTCTGGTCGGCCTTCGCGCTCGTCTTCGTGGTCACGTGGTTCCTCCGCTCGGGTTCGTAG
- a CDS encoding alpha/beta hydrolase, with amino-acid sequence MTSGPRRLAASVIFWVSACTLVVATVGCRHETRLVDTPRVMAGERGRQVFDALPAHLQTTDIPVVYFTDRRDRSLDGDDPGAMPDYGSERSQDISFGVARIGLLPEPTWDELVEDSTSEDRTRDYTLTVESVERTGTMASLEGRLRVRDEQVIYPAEASLAFAQDLADFRATLEPFLTDGPEGNAALVFVHGFNNGFDDAVLRLGQTWHAAGRHGIPIVFTWPAGFEAWIAPVAYNHDRESGEFSVLQLKTLLMALAATEDIDRIHLVAHSRGTDVTTTALREIAAEIEAAQGRTFFSQRTRQALGEDVDFVEPAFADGIRPSDVLKLETLVLVAPDLDIDIFTQRFISERVMRIARRVVVYTSKEDGALGLARLFFASRDRLGDAQLEDFDPISRSLINDLPSIEIVECRVGGVSSHAYLFEHPAALSDMIMVIRDGLKPAGSGEGPEPRSADAPLDVRPLQVLEPGFYLLDETYLERVEYSESQLPPG; translated from the coding sequence ATGACGAGCGGACCTCGACGCCTCGCCGCTTCGGTCATCTTCTGGGTGTCCGCGTGCACGCTTGTCGTCGCCACGGTGGGGTGCCGGCACGAGACGAGGCTCGTCGACACGCCCCGCGTCATGGCCGGCGAGCGTGGCCGGCAGGTGTTCGATGCCCTGCCCGCGCACCTGCAGACCACCGACATCCCCGTGGTCTACTTCACAGATCGCCGCGATCGTTCGCTCGATGGCGACGACCCCGGCGCCATGCCCGACTACGGCAGCGAGCGCAGCCAGGACATCAGCTTCGGCGTCGCGCGGATCGGCCTGCTGCCCGAGCCGACCTGGGACGAGCTGGTCGAAGACAGCACGAGCGAAGATCGCACCCGCGACTACACGCTCACGGTTGAGTCGGTCGAACGGACCGGCACGATGGCGTCGCTGGAGGGAAGGCTGCGCGTCCGTGACGAGCAGGTCATCTATCCCGCGGAAGCCTCGCTTGCTTTCGCCCAAGACCTGGCCGACTTCCGCGCCACGCTCGAGCCATTCCTGACCGACGGGCCCGAGGGCAACGCGGCGCTCGTCTTCGTGCACGGGTTCAACAACGGCTTCGACGACGCCGTCCTGCGCCTGGGCCAGACCTGGCACGCCGCCGGACGCCACGGCATCCCGATCGTCTTTACCTGGCCGGCCGGGTTCGAGGCCTGGATCGCGCCGGTCGCGTACAACCACGACCGCGAGTCGGGTGAGTTCAGCGTGCTGCAGCTCAAGACCTTGCTGATGGCGCTGGCCGCGACCGAGGACATCGACCGGATCCACCTCGTCGCCCACAGCCGCGGGACCGACGTGACGACGACGGCGCTCCGGGAGATCGCCGCCGAGATCGAGGCCGCCCAGGGCCGGACGTTCTTCAGCCAGCGCACGCGGCAGGCCCTGGGCGAAGACGTCGACTTCGTCGAGCCGGCCTTCGCCGACGGCATCCGCCCCTCGGACGTGCTCAAGCTCGAGACGCTCGTGCTCGTGGCGCCCGACCTGGACATCGACATCTTTACCCAGCGGTTCATCTCCGAGCGCGTCATGCGGATCGCGCGTCGGGTCGTCGTGTATACCTCGAAGGAAGACGGGGCCCTCGGGCTCGCCCGGCTCTTCTTCGCGAGCCGCGACCGCCTGGGCGATGCACAACTCGAAGACTTTGACCCGATCAGCCGATCGCTCATCAACGACCTGCCCAGCATCGAGATCGTCGAGTGCCGCGTGGGTGGCGTGAGCTCCCATGCGTACCTGTTCGAGCACCCCGCGGCGCTGTCGGACATGATTATGGTCATCCGCGACGGCCTGAAACCGGCCGGCAGCGGCGAAGGCCCGGAGCCGCGATCGGCCGATGCTCCCTTGGACGTGCGGCCGCTGCAGGTCCTCGAGCCGGGGTTCTACCTGCTCGACGAGACCTACCTCGAGCGTGTTGAGTATTCGGAATCGCAACTGCCTCCGGGATGA
- a CDS encoding NAD(P)-dependent alcohol dehydrogenase: MTTPTKAYAAQSATTPLGPFDIQRRQPTATDVEIEILYCGVCHSDLHFARNEWGGTTYPVVPGHEILGRVTRVGKDVTRFKEGDLAAVGCMVDSCRECESCKQDLEQFCQKGAVFTYNGEDTHLGGLTYGGYSQRIVCDEAFTLKVPKNLDPAAASPLLCAGITTYSPLKRWGAGKGKKVGIVGLGGLGHMGVKFAHAMGAHTVLFTTSPGKVEDGKKLGADEVVISKNEDEMAAHAGSFDLILDTVSADHDLNAYLNLLKVDGTLAVVGAPPNPQPLQIFGLLMPRRQIAGSLIGGIAETQEMLDFCGDKNIQCEIEMIRMDQINEAYERMLRSDVKYRFVIDMASLS, translated from the coding sequence ATGACGACCCCAACCAAGGCCTACGCCGCCCAGTCCGCAACCACGCCGCTCGGCCCCTTCGACATCCAGCGCCGCCAGCCGACGGCCACTGACGTCGAGATCGAGATCCTTTACTGCGGCGTGTGCCACAGCGACCTGCACTTCGCGCGCAACGAATGGGGCGGCACGACGTATCCCGTGGTGCCCGGGCACGAGATCCTCGGCCGCGTCACGCGCGTGGGCAAGGACGTGACGCGGTTCAAGGAGGGTGACCTCGCGGCCGTGGGTTGCATGGTTGACTCGTGCCGCGAGTGCGAATCCTGTAAGCAAGACCTCGAGCAGTTCTGCCAGAAGGGCGCCGTCTTCACGTACAACGGCGAAGACACGCACCTCGGTGGCCTCACCTACGGCGGCTACAGCCAGCGCATCGTGTGCGACGAGGCGTTCACGCTCAAGGTGCCGAAGAACCTCGACCCCGCCGCCGCCTCGCCACTGCTGTGCGCAGGCATCACGACCTACTCGCCGCTCAAGCGCTGGGGCGCGGGCAAGGGCAAGAAGGTCGGCATCGTTGGGCTTGGTGGCCTCGGCCACATGGGCGTCAAGTTCGCCCACGCCATGGGCGCCCACACCGTGCTGTTCACGACCTCGCCCGGCAAGGTCGAGGACGGCAAGAAGCTCGGCGCCGACGAGGTCGTGATCTCCAAGAACGAGGACGAGATGGCCGCCCACGCCGGCAGCTTCGACCTGATCCTCGACACCGTGAGCGCCGACCATGATCTCAACGCCTACCTGAACCTCTTGAAGGTCGACGGCACGCTCGCCGTCGTCGGCGCACCGCCCAACCCCCAGCCGCTGCAGATCTTCGGCCTGCTTATGCCCCGCCGCCAGATCGCCGGCTCGCTCATCGGCGGCATCGCCGAGACCCAGGAGATGCTCGACTTCTGCGGCGACAAGAACATCCAGTGCGAGATCGAGATGATCCGCATGGACCAGATCAACGAGGCGTACGAGCGGATGCTCAGGAGCGACGTGAAGTACCGCTTCGTGATCGACATGGCGAGCCTGTCCTAG
- the rpmF gene encoding 50S ribosomal protein L32 codes for MLPTHRQSHGRTRRRRAHDSLKGLTVTLCPVTSMPKNHHRACRQSGYYRPGLTIVVPKLGIGVERD; via the coding sequence ATGCTTCCTACGCATCGCCAGTCGCACGGTCGGACGCGTCGCCGCCGGGCCCACGACTCGCTGAAGGGCCTGACGGTCACCCTGTGCCCGGTCACGAGCATGCCCAAGAACCACCATCGCGCCTGCCGCCAGTCGGGGTACTACCGCCCCGGCCTGACGATCGTCGTTCCCAAGCTCGGGATCGGCGTCGAGCGTGACTGA
- a CDS encoding beta-ketoacyl-ACP synthase III — translation MSEEHTINRVDKDSVHAAGGTRVGATILGSGMALPKTVLTNADLERLMDTSDDWIRQRTGITQRRIAKRELGETTASLGTRALQAALDDAGLHATDLDQIVVATLTADMPTPSAACQIASSIGAGNIAAFDLNAACSGFVFALNTVDALIRSGNAKTVGVVGADIITRHVDYSNRGRGTSILFGDGAGAFVISGSDDPNTGVLARAMHTDGGRWVDLFIPRADEDYPSDFDLDGDGVDLNCLHMNGRAVFKFAVSTFSDLIQETLDKVGLRPEDVDHYVCHQSNKRILDAARERFGLPEEKLHINIDRYGNTVAASVALCFTELKAAGRIKPGQLVMFLGFGAGLTWGSSLWRL, via the coding sequence ATGAGCGAAGAGCACACAATCAACCGCGTCGATAAGGACTCGGTCCACGCCGCGGGCGGAACGCGGGTTGGCGCGACGATCCTTGGGTCGGGCATGGCCCTTCCCAAGACGGTGCTGACCAACGCCGATCTCGAACGACTGATGGACACCAGCGACGACTGGATCCGCCAGCGTACGGGCATCACCCAGCGGCGAATCGCCAAACGCGAACTTGGCGAGACGACGGCGTCGCTCGGCACTCGCGCTCTCCAGGCCGCGCTCGATGACGCCGGATTGCACGCGACCGACCTCGACCAGATCGTGGTCGCGACGCTGACGGCCGACATGCCCACGCCCTCGGCGGCGTGCCAGATCGCCTCGAGCATCGGGGCCGGCAACATCGCCGCCTTCGACCTCAACGCGGCTTGCTCGGGGTTTGTGTTCGCGCTCAACACCGTCGACGCGCTCATCCGGTCGGGCAACGCGAAGACCGTCGGCGTCGTCGGGGCCGACATCATCACGCGGCACGTCGACTACTCGAACCGCGGCCGCGGCACGAGCATCCTGTTTGGTGATGGCGCGGGCGCCTTCGTCATCTCGGGCAGCGACGATCCGAACACCGGCGTGCTCGCACGGGCCATGCATACGGACGGTGGCCGCTGGGTCGACCTGTTCATCCCTCGCGCCGACGAGGACTATCCGAGCGACTTCGACCTCGACGGCGATGGCGTTGACTTGAACTGCCTGCACATGAACGGCCGGGCGGTGTTCAAGTTCGCCGTGAGCACGTTTAGCGATCTCATCCAAGAAACGCTCGACAAGGTCGGCCTGCGTCCCGAGGACGTGGACCACTACGTGTGCCACCAGTCGAACAAGCGAATCCTCGACGCGGCCCGCGAGCGCTTCGGCCTGCCCGAAGAGAAGCTGCACATCAACATCGACCGCTACGGCAACACCGTGGCCGCGTCGGTCGCCCTGTGCTTCACCGAGCTCAAGGCCGCGGGCCGCATCAAGCCCGGACAGCTCGTCATGTTCCTGGGCTTCGGCGCAGGGCTGACGTGGGGCAGCAGCCTCTGGCGGCTCTGA
- the fabG gene encoding 3-oxoacyl-[acyl-carrier-protein] reductase, with translation MSDAPTRVALVTGASRGIGRAIATRLAADGRHVVLAARSQGPLDELKAEIENSGGQATALAVDVGDRASFAGAIEGVVKDLGRLDVLVNNAGITRDGLLMRMTDEQWDEVISVNLTSAFAACRAAARSMMKNRFGRIVNIASTSGVVGNAGQANYAAAKAGLIGLTRTLARELGSKGVTANVIAPGFIETDMTSGLPDEVGQTVLKAMSVPRLGAPEDIAAAVSYASSDEAGFLTGQVICVDGGLTMC, from the coding sequence ATGTCCGACGCCCCCACTCGAGTTGCCCTCGTCACCGGCGCCAGCCGAGGCATCGGCCGCGCCATCGCCACTCGCCTGGCCGCCGACGGCCGCCACGTGGTTCTCGCCGCTCGGTCGCAGGGCCCGCTCGACGAGCTCAAGGCCGAGATCGAGAACAGCGGAGGGCAGGCGACCGCGCTGGCCGTCGACGTGGGCGATCGTGCGTCGTTCGCCGGGGCCATCGAGGGCGTGGTGAAGGACCTGGGTCGGCTCGACGTCTTGGTCAACAACGCCGGCATCACGCGCGACGGCCTGCTCATGCGGATGACCGACGAGCAGTGGGACGAGGTGATCAGCGTCAACCTGACGAGCGCCTTCGCCGCCTGCCGGGCCGCGGCCCGCTCGATGATGAAGAACCGCTTCGGCCGGATCGTGAACATCGCCTCGACGTCGGGCGTCGTCGGCAACGCGGGCCAGGCCAACTACGCCGCCGCCAAGGCCGGCCTGATCGGCCTCACGCGCACGCTCGCGCGCGAGCTTGGCAGCAAGGGCGTGACCGCCAACGTCATCGCCCCGGGTTTTATCGAGACCGACATGACCAGCGGGCTGCCGGATGAAGTCGGGCAGACGGTGCTCAAGGCGATGAGCGTGCCGAGGCTCGGCGCCCCCGAAGACATCGCCGCCGCGGTCAGCTACGCGAGCAGCGACGAGGCGGGGTTCCTAACCGGCCAGGTCATCTGCGTAGACGGCGGCCTGACGATGTGCTGA
- a CDS encoding DUF4328 domain-containing protein, translating into MSSTNLPSPTKYVFKPGGGVAVATIVLLVLSMTFQVGILAGELVMLRSAVERDVDRAENGLVIAALTVLAQFFLVTIPLIVFLCIWTHRVAANVRALGADGLRYSPAWAVGWFFIPLANLVVPYGVFREIDRASQATGYVDREAWKGNTPGVVVTLWWIAWFSQTIVQGASNVLTRRFPQEMSTSVTVGVTLDVAASVILLGAGMFAILMIRRIDRLQVESWQARAQLAPPTP; encoded by the coding sequence ATGAGCTCCACGAATCTGCCATCACCTACAAAGTACGTATTCAAGCCGGGCGGTGGAGTCGCCGTCGCGACCATTGTTCTCCTGGTGCTGAGCATGACCTTCCAGGTCGGCATCCTGGCGGGCGAACTCGTGATGCTTCGGTCGGCAGTGGAGCGGGACGTCGATCGAGCCGAGAACGGCCTCGTCATCGCGGCATTGACCGTACTCGCGCAATTCTTTCTCGTGACGATTCCACTGATCGTCTTCCTTTGCATTTGGACGCATCGAGTCGCCGCCAATGTTCGGGCACTGGGTGCAGACGGGCTGCGATACAGCCCGGCATGGGCCGTTGGTTGGTTCTTCATCCCCCTGGCGAATCTTGTCGTCCCCTATGGGGTGTTTCGCGAGATCGACCGCGCGAGCCAGGCGACTGGCTACGTCGATCGCGAGGCCTGGAAGGGCAACACGCCCGGTGTCGTCGTCACGCTCTGGTGGATCGCGTGGTTCTCGCAAACGATCGTCCAGGGTGCTTCAAACGTCCTCACCAGGCGATTTCCACAGGAAATGAGTACTTCCGTGACCGTCGGAGTCACGCTCGATGTCGCGGCTTCGGTGATCCTGCTGGGTGCCGGGATGTTCGCGATCCTGATGATCCGACGGATCGACCGCCTGCAAGTCGAATCCTGGCAGGCAAGAGCTCAGCTCGCACCGCCGACGCCTTGA
- a CDS encoding ATP-dependent DNA helicase RecQ encodes MPDGTCTATTPDLPQDAMRALQRVWGFDALRPMQAAAIRATLDARDALVVLPTGGGKSLCYQLPPLVSGKATVVVSPLIALMRDQVRGLELNGYRAAALHSAVEYEDAQRIEHQVVAGEIDLLLAAPERMVTTGFRTFLARLADADRLGAIAIDEAHCISQWGHDFRPEYRRLAELREVVPGVPMQAYTATATPRVREDIIGQLGLREPEVLVGVFDRPNLTYRVRARQPGARAIEQAAEAIKKHKAAGEGGAIVYCISRKETEDFADGLRGMGLDAQAYHAGLKPIQRDNIEAAFTNEALDVVCATVAFGMGIDRSNVRLVVHAACPKSVEAYQQEAGRAGRDGEPAECLLLYGPGDAGRWTRLIMGEQRFGQPLGESTRAQLELIREAQRFVALMECRHKALSEHFGQDYEPPPGRHNCGACDVCLGETEIEQDSARVAQIIMSAVARLEQRWGASHLVDVLRGASTEKIKSNAHDQLGVYGMLRGHAKGEVQMFIEQLIAVGALQRHASPTEAGGMIETIRFGEHGNAVMKADMPVTLAKPMGSGSLRKERGRRASKAAEVVILDADEKALFERLRAVRLEIAREDSIPPYMVFNDGTLREMARQKPSTEREMLSIKGVGQAKLDAFGRQFLEALNEDT; translated from the coding sequence GTGCCTGACGGAACCTGTACAGCCACCACCCCCGACCTGCCCCAGGACGCCATGCGGGCGCTCCAACGAGTCTGGGGCTTCGATGCCCTCCGCCCCATGCAGGCGGCGGCGATTCGGGCCACGCTCGATGCTCGGGATGCCCTGGTCGTCCTGCCTACCGGCGGGGGCAAGAGCCTGTGCTATCAGCTCCCGCCGCTGGTGAGCGGCAAGGCCACTGTCGTCGTCAGCCCGCTGATCGCCCTGATGCGAGATCAGGTCAGGGGGCTCGAGCTCAACGGCTACCGGGCCGCGGCCCTGCACTCGGCCGTTGAGTACGAGGACGCCCAGCGGATCGAACACCAGGTCGTCGCCGGCGAGATCGACCTTCTGCTGGCAGCGCCCGAACGCATGGTGACGACCGGCTTCCGCACGTTCCTGGCGCGCCTGGCCGATGCCGATCGCCTGGGCGCCATCGCCATCGACGAGGCCCATTGCATCAGCCAGTGGGGCCACGACTTCCGCCCCGAGTACCGCCGCCTGGCCGAGCTGCGCGAGGTCGTACCCGGCGTGCCGATGCAGGCCTACACCGCGACCGCCACGCCGCGCGTTCGCGAGGACATCATCGGCCAGCTCGGTCTGCGCGAGCCGGAGGTGCTCGTGGGCGTGTTCGATCGCCCGAACCTGACCTACCGCGTACGCGCGCGCCAGCCCGGCGCTCGGGCCATCGAGCAGGCCGCCGAGGCCATCAAGAAGCACAAGGCCGCCGGCGAGGGCGGGGCGATCGTCTACTGCATCAGCCGCAAGGAGACCGAGGACTTCGCCGACGGCCTGCGTGGCATGGGGCTGGACGCCCAGGCCTACCACGCGGGCCTGAAGCCAATTCAGCGCGACAACATCGAGGCGGCGTTCACGAACGAAGCGCTCGACGTCGTCTGCGCCACCGTCGCCTTCGGCATGGGCATCGACCGCAGCAACGTCCGACTCGTCGTCCACGCCGCGTGCCCCAAGAGCGTCGAGGCCTACCAGCAGGAGGCGGGTCGGGCCGGCCGCGACGGCGAGCCCGCCGAGTGCCTGCTGCTCTACGGCCCAGGCGACGCCGGCCGCTGGACGAGGCTCATCATGGGCGAGCAGCGGTTCGGCCAGCCGCTCGGCGAGTCGACGCGTGCCCAGCTCGAGCTCATCCGCGAGGCCCAGCGCTTCGTCGCGCTCATGGAGTGCCGCCACAAGGCCCTGAGCGAGCACTTCGGGCAGGACTACGAGCCACCACCCGGCCGCCACAACTGCGGCGCGTGCGACGTGTGCCTGGGTGAGACCGAGATCGAGCAAGACTCGGCCCGCGTCGCACAGATCATCATGAGCGCCGTCGCCCGCCTCGAGCAGCGATGGGGGGCCAGCCACCTCGTCGACGTCCTCCGCGGCGCGAGCACCGAGAAGATCAAGAGCAACGCCCACGACCAGCTCGGCGTCTACGGCATGCTGCGTGGCCACGCCAAGGGCGAGGTCCAAATGTTCATTGAGCAACTCATCGCCGTTGGCGCGCTCCAGCGGCACGCCTCGCCCACCGAGGCCGGCGGCATGATCGAGACCATCCGCTTCGGCGAGCACGGCAATGCCGTCATGAAGGCAGACATGCCCGTCACGCTCGCCAAGCCGATGGGCTCGGGCTCGCTGCGCAAGGAGCGCGGCCGCCGCGCAAGCAAGGCCGCCGAGGTCGTCATCCTCGACGCCGACGAGAAGGCCCTCTTCGAGCGACTGCGGGCCGTACGGCTGGAGATCGCCCGCGAGGACTCCATCCCGCCCTACATGGTCTTCAACGACGGCACGCTGCGCGAGATGGCAAGGCAGAAGCCCTCGACCGAACGCGAAATGCTCTCGATCAAGGGCGTGGGCCAGGCCAAACTCGACGCGTTCGGGCGGCAGTTCCTCGAAGCGTTGAATGAAGATACGTGA
- a CDS encoding ACP S-malonyltransferase has product MSESVIVLCPGQGSQAVGMGRAWADASDAARKTIEAADAILAGQLGAPLSALCFDGPAETLNRTDVSQPAIYICSIAAWRGMAELGGEPLDLKATAGLSLGEYTALHLAGVLGFEEGLRLVTLRGRAMQDAAEATPGGMLALIGCDEEQANDVCQKAREDGVLVCANFNAPGQVVLSGDADAIERAQGAAKDAGLRATPLPVAGAFHSPLMEPAADRLAEALAGAPINAEVLAACPVYSNVTAKPHEHDADSIRRRLAEQLTHPVRWAQGCQNLLADLAAGGQGGGTSWHELAPGKSLAGMMKRIDRSVSVAIHDAP; this is encoded by the coding sequence ATGAGCGAGAGCGTGATCGTCCTTTGTCCCGGCCAGGGCTCGCAAGCCGTCGGCATGGGCCGGGCATGGGCCGACGCGAGCGATGCAGCGCGAAAGACCATCGAGGCGGCCGACGCCATCCTGGCCGGCCAGCTCGGAGCGCCGCTGAGCGCACTGTGCTTCGATGGCCCGGCCGAGACGCTCAACCGCACCGACGTCAGCCAGCCGGCGATCTACATATGCTCGATCGCCGCGTGGCGGGGCATGGCCGAGCTCGGCGGCGAACCCCTTGATCTCAAGGCGACCGCCGGACTCAGCCTGGGCGAGTACACGGCGCTGCACCTGGCCGGCGTGCTCGGGTTCGAGGAAGGCCTGCGCCTCGTGACGCTGCGTGGCCGTGCGATGCAGGACGCCGCCGAGGCAACGCCCGGCGGCATGCTTGCGCTGATCGGCTGTGACGAGGAGCAGGCCAACGACGTGTGCCAGAAGGCACGCGAGGATGGCGTCCTCGTGTGCGCCAACTTCAACGCGCCGGGCCAAGTCGTGCTCAGCGGCGATGCGGACGCGATCGAACGAGCCCAAGGTGCCGCCAAAGACGCCGGCTTGCGTGCCACGCCGCTGCCCGTCGCCGGAGCGTTCCACTCGCCGCTCATGGAGCCCGCGGCCGATCGCCTTGCCGAAGCGCTTGCAGGGGCGCCGATCAACGCCGAGGTGCTCGCGGCGTGCCCGGTGTATTCCAACGTCACCGCCAAGCCCCACGAGCACGATGCCGACAGCATCCGCCGCAGGCTGGCCGAGCAGCTGACCCACCCGGTGCGGTGGGCCCAGGGCTGCCAGAACCTCTTGGCTGATCTGGCGGCCGGTGGGCAGGGCGGAGGCACTTCATGGCACGAGCTGGCGCCGGGCAAGAGCCTGGCGGGCATGATGAAGCGCATCGATCGCTCGGTGTCGGTGGCCATCCACGACGCACCCTGA
- the plsX gene encoding phosphate acyltransferase PlsX has translation MRLAVDVMGGDHAPDAILAGCFRALDPASGAIPEGGRLVLVGDESAILDVAREQGVDPSTFDLVPTTEVIAMGESPAKAVRSKADSSIVRSARMGSHKSAGSPEFVDAILSAGNTGACVSAAIMHLKRLPGVHRPGIAVTIPGFNGPVVMCDAGANPEPQPTHLWQYGVMAEAYARTVLHIDQPRVAVMNIGAEEGKGTDLIQRSRDLIAATPGINFTGFIEGREFFDGGADVVVTDGFVGNAVLKMAEGLARSLFGAIAQAIFAEDPELALRLEPAIKALYSKSDYEELGGAPLLGVNGTYIIAHGSSKAKTISASIRNGFEYLRLGLNDVLQNRISEVEAAIDADVLRESVRA, from the coding sequence ATGCGCCTTGCCGTCGACGTCATGGGGGGCGACCACGCGCCCGACGCGATCCTGGCTGGCTGCTTTCGCGCGCTCGATCCGGCGAGCGGCGCGATTCCCGAGGGCGGCCGGCTCGTCTTGGTGGGTGATGAGTCCGCCATCCTCGACGTTGCCCGCGAGCAGGGCGTCGATCCCTCGACCTTCGACCTCGTCCCGACCACCGAAGTCATCGCGATGGGCGAGAGCCCGGCCAAGGCCGTGCGCTCAAAGGCCGATTCGTCCATCGTTCGCTCGGCCCGGATGGGCTCGCACAAGTCGGCGGGCTCGCCCGAGTTCGTCGATGCCATCCTGAGCGCGGGCAACACGGGTGCGTGCGTGTCGGCGGCGATCATGCACCTTAAGCGGCTGCCGGGCGTGCATCGTCCGGGCATCGCCGTGACGATCCCGGGCTTCAACGGCCCGGTCGTGATGTGCGACGCGGGCGCGAACCCCGAGCCCCAGCCGACGCACCTGTGGCAGTACGGCGTGATGGCCGAGGCCTACGCGCGCACGGTGCTGCACATCGATCAGCCGCGCGTCGCCGTGATGAACATCGGTGCCGAGGAAGGCAAGGGCACCGACCTGATCCAGCGCAGCCGCGATCTCATCGCCGCGACGCCCGGCATCAACTTCACGGGCTTCATCGAGGGCCGCGAGTTCTTCGACGGCGGGGCCGACGTCGTGGTGACCGATGGCTTCGTGGGCAACGCCGTCCTGAAGATGGCCGAGGGCCTGGCTCGCAGCCTGTTTGGCGCTATCGCCCAGGCAATCTTCGCCGAGGATCCGGAGCTCGCGCTGCGGCTCGAGCCAGCAATCAAGGCGCTGTACAGCAAGAGCGACTACGAGGAGCTCGGCGGCGCTCCGCTGCTGGGTGTCAACGGCACGTACATCATCGCCCACGGCTCGAGCAAGGCCAAGACGATCAGCGCCAGCATCCGCAACGGGTTCGAGTACCTGCGGCTGGGCCTCAACGACGTGCTGCAGAACCGGATCTCGGAGGTCGAGGCCGCCATCGACGCCGACGTGCTGAGAGAGTCTGTCCGGGCATGA